Proteins encoded together in one Salvelinus fontinalis isolate EN_2023a chromosome 6, ASM2944872v1, whole genome shotgun sequence window:
- the LOC129857116 gene encoding uncharacterized protein LOC129857116 isoform X1, whose protein sequence is MAPPIDLSETIETLLAEIPTELQDIINHMNDSGLIDIGAIDENLLSQIPSELIEIITRMNESGSADENRLSQIPESIISLITQMNESPRFNSAPPTPLSHPLTPLFEEETQYDVFEQLNKCLSNLDREGLDHNVQNESPRFNSAPPTPLSQPLTPMSEESETQYDVFEQLDDCLANQDGDGLDRSEHVLYRNKFHNIEVRQFFNFAWGGQIREYAVFYVMLMDTLNELVDRVRAYSQPRDTLQLEILGDSLQSRVSLILNRGEADLEQFVNLLERLVQSNLNVLADRTLELVVQLVRPPQGGGGQRRKLDSLMQSEIISNKKAYLIIVHNHGNKLCFAIGLAHLLSPGCTEREALQKAQELQKAVGLGIQDAVAFSDIGKFENFLNIKIVVLYHSRANDALLKFQNIQEPHPKTMYFYVQNEHYYAVTNITAFLGAPYVCPACHTGYTRKGGHSCRYNCSVCLDKHCPMQPLNLTPCEDCHRTCRSAYCYEKHKTETWHPKACKSVSICDINKKCPKCHCNYNLKIDSPKPHVCGIIHCPICKGPLKSRDAEVVQEVPHECYIQPLAEDEHTEKYVFYDFETNQQSGVHLPIFVSTMTFNGEKWSAEGPDCARLFLKHFRKAQYRNFTFIAHNARAYDSYLLLNPLIQQGVAPSVIAQGSKILCFVDHAFKQRYIDSLSFLPMRLAQMPEALGFENSVKGYFPHFFTSDENLHYIGAYPAPEMYGCDQMSTKEREKFMTWYETVRHGTFDFHKEMESYCDNDVVILREGCLRFREEVIKDAGIDPWSCTTIASACMKTYRTHYLTPASIAIPSPDNYRRQFKAYSSGSIQWLEYLAQDKNVFIQHALNRGEKAFGPYHVDGYTQIDGVETVYEYNGCFFHGCKLCFVPQAMCVLTQKTFGEMYQEFQDKLNSLKATYGLKVVVLWEHEWTALKKADPHVQAFLTQYDPPEPLEPRQALFGGRTNALTLRYVAQPDETIGYVDFTSLYPHVMSSSCYPIGHPEIIHSDFDEPQNYFGLIKATVYPPRGLFIPVLPYKGSKGKLFFPLCRTCCENNNQENPCDHSDQERALTGVWVTVEFSKALEKGYRVAKIFEVWNFSRKSDTLFKEYIKTFLRCKQMASGYPASVTDEESKEKYIQDYHDREGILLDPDRIQVNKTKRNVSKLYLNSLWGKLAQRSNMLTTSIIKDPEEFLEFVFSDQYEISHFSFLSQDIALVQWRRNPKWVLPPGNVNVFLAAFTTAYARLELYTLMEQLQRRVLYHDTDSVVYVSKPGDWNPPLSNYLGGLTSELAEGDHITEWSSCGPKSYAFRTKDNHVVLKAKGVTQNYENAPRVNLESITRLVDGFVNDKNSDLEILTSYNKIVRDKKGFHLRNAPLTKRFRVVYDKRRLLPDGTTLPFGY, encoded by the coding sequence ATGGCGCCCCCTATAGACCTAAGCGAGACAATTGAAACCCTCTTAGCGGAAATCCCTACAGAGCTCCAAGATATAATTAACCATATGAATGATtctgggctaattgacatagggGCTATAGATGAAAACCTATTATCCCAGATTCCCTCCGAACTCATTGAAATTATTACACGTATGAATGAGTCAGGGTCTGCAGATGAAAACAGGTTATCACAGATACCCGAATCAATCATATCTTTAATTACCCAGATGAACGAGAGCCCAAGGTTTAATTCTGCACCCCCTACACCTCTAAGCCATCCTTTAACACCCTTGTTCGAAGAGGAAACCCAATACGATGTTTTTGAACAGCTGAACAAATGTCTATCAAATCTGGATCGGGAAGGTCTTGATCACAATGTACAGAACGAAAGCCCTAGGTTTAATTCTGCACCACCTACACCTCTAAGCCAGCCTTTAACACCCATGTCTGAAGAGTCTGAAACCCAATACGATGTTTTTGAACAGTTGGACGATTGTCTAGCAAATCAGGATGGGGATGGTCTTGATCGCAGTGAACATGTTTTGTatcgaaataaattccacaatatTGAGGTTCGACAGTTTTTCAATTTCGCATGGGGGGGTCAGATTCGGGAATATGCTGTGTTTTACGTAATGCTTATGGACACTTTGAATGAACTGGTAGATAGAGTTAGAGCTTATAGCCAACCAAGGGATACCTTACAGTTGGAAATTTTAGGAGACAGTCTGCAGAGCCGTGTGTCGCTTATTTTAAATAGGGGTGAAGCAGATCTTGAACAATTTGTTAACCTGCTAGAACGCCTTGTTCAGTCAAATTTAAACGTGCTAGCAGATAGGACCCTCGAACTTGTAGTACAATTAGTCCGGCCACCCCAAGGAGGCGGCGGGCAGAGACGTAAACTCGATAGCCTGATGCAGTCCGAAATCATAAGCAATAAAAAGGCCTACCTCATAATCGTTCACAATCATGGTAATAAGCTATGCTTTGCCATAGGTTTGGCCCACTTACTCAGCCCAGGATGTACAGAGCGCGAAGCGTTACAGAAAGCTCAAGAGCTACAAAAGGCTGTGGGTTTAGGTATACAGGATGCTGTGGCTTTCTCAGACATAGGCAAatttgaaaactttctgaatatcAAGATTGTGGTTTTGTACCACAGCAGGGCTAATGACGCGCTCCTGAAGTTCCAAAATATACAAGAGCCACACCCTAAGACTATGTACTTTTATGTGCAAAATGAGCATTACTATGCCGTAACTAACATCACAGCATTTTTAGGCGCCCCATATGTCTGTCCAGCCTGTCATACCGGCTACACCCGCAAGGGGGGGCACTCGTGCCGTTATAACTGTTCAGTATGTCTGGATAAACATTGCCCTATGCAACCGCTAAACTTGACACCCTGTGAGGATTGTCACCGCACATGTCGTTCAGCCTACTGTTACGAAAAACACAAAACTGAAACATGGCACCCCAAGGCCTGTAAATCTGTAAGCATTTGTGACATTAACAAGAAATGTCCAAAATGCCATTGCAATTACAACCTTAAAATAGACAGCCCTAAACCCCATGTTTGTGGAATCATACATTGCCCAATCTGTAAAGGGCCCTTGAAAAGCAGAGACGCAGAAGTTGTTCAAGAAGTACCACATGAGTGCTACATTCAGCCCCTGGCTGAAGATGAACATacagagaaatatgttttttatgaTTTTGAGACAAATCAGCAATCAGGGGTTCACTTGCCTATTTTTGTATCTACCATGACTTTCAACGGTGAAAAGTGGTCGGCCGAGGGGCCCGATTGCGCCCGACTCtttctaaaacattttagaaaggcCCAGTACAGAAACTTCACGTTTATAGCACACAATGCGCGCGCCTATGACTCCTATCTGCTTCTGAACCCTTTGATACAGCAAGGCGTGGCGCCCAGTGTCATTGCTCAAGGGAGTAAAATCTTATGTTTTGTTGACCACGCCTTCAAACAGAGATACATTGACAGTTTAAGCTTCTTACCCATGAGATTGGCTCAAATGCCAGAGGCCTTGGGTTTTGAAAACTCGGTCAAAGGCTATTTCCCCCACTTCTTCACATCTGACGAGAATCTACATTATATAGGAGCTTATCCAGCCCCCGAAATGTACGGTTGTGATCAAATGTCTACCAAAGAGCGTGAGAAATTCATGACTTGGTACGAGACAGTAAGACATGGAACTTTTGATTTTCATAAAGAGATGGAATCATACTGTGACAATGACGTGGTTATACTACGTGAAGGATGCCTCAGATTCCGAGAAGAGGTAATCAAAGATGCAGGCATTGACCCCTGGAGCTGTACAACTATTGCATCCGCGTGCATGAAAACCTATCGTACACACTATCTAACTCCAGCCTCTATAGCGATCCCATCGCCAGACAACTACCGACGACAATTCAAGGCCTACTCTAGTGGCTCCATTCAATGGTTGGAGTACCTAGCCCAggataaaaatgtttttatccaACATGCTTTGAATCGGGGCGAGAAGGCTTTTGGGCCTTACcatgtagatggatacacacagatTGACGGTGTTGAGACAGTGTATGAGTACAACGGTTGTTTCTTCCACGGTTGTAAATTATGCTTTGTCCCCCAGGCCATGTGTGTCCTAACCCAAAAGACTTTTGGGGAAATGTACCAAGAGTTCCAAGACAAACTGAATTCTTTAAAGGCTACATACGGGTTAAAAGTGGTGGTTTTGTGGGAACACGAATGGACAGCCCTGAAAAAGGCGGATCCTCATGTTCAGGCCTTCCTTACCCAATATGACCCTCCAGAGCCCCTGGAACCGAGACAGGCCTTGTTTGGAGGCAGGACCAATGCTTTGACATTGCGTTATGTAGCTCAACCCGACGAGACAATAGGTTATGTAGATTTTACATCCCTATATCCTCATGTAATGAGTTCCTCATGCTATCCTATAGGGCATCCTGAAATTATTCACAGCGACTTTGACGAACCCCAAAATTATTTTGGTTTAATCAAAGCGACTGTCTACCCTCCTAGGGGTCTGTTTATACCTGTGCTGCCTTACAAGGGGTCTAAAGGAAAACTTTTCTTTCCCCTTTGTCGCACATGCTGTGAAAACAACAACCAGGAAAACCCATGTGATCACTCAGATCAAGAAAGAGCCCTGACAGGTGTCTGGGTCACCGTTGAATTCTCTAAGGCTTTGGAGAAGGGGTATCGTGTGGCCAAAATCTTTGAAGTGTGGAACTTTTCCAGGAAATCAGACACACTTTTTAAAGAGTACATCAAGACCTTCTTGAGATGCAAGCAGATGGCTTCAGGCTATCCAGCATCGGTTACAGATGAAGAAAGTAAAGAGAAGTACATTCAAGACTACCATGACAGAGAAGGCATACTTCTTGACCCTGACAGAATACAGGTcaacaaaaccaaaagaaatgTTTCGAAATTGTACTTGAACTCCCTTTGGGGGAAGTTAGCGCAGAGAAGCAATATGCTAACAACTTCGATCATTAAAGACCCGGAAGAATTTTTGGAATTTGTTTTTTCGGACCAATACGAAATTTCACATTTTTCATTCTTGAGTCAAGACATTGCCTTGGTGCAATGGCGGCGCAACCCAAAGTGGGTTCTACCCCCaggtaatgtaaatgtgtttcttGCAGCATTTACCACAGCCTATGCCCGACTTGAACTGTACACCCTCATGGAACAGCTTCAGCGGCGGGTTCTTTACCACGACACAGACTCTGTGGTCTATGTAAGCAAGCCGGGGGATTGGAACCCCCCACTCAGCAACTATCTTGGGGGTTTAACTAGTGAACTCGCCGAGGGTGACCATATCACAGAATGGTCCTCATGTGGGCCCAAAAGCTATGCTTTTAGGACTAAAGACAATCACGTGGTGTTGAAAGCCAAAGGCGTGACTCAAAACTACGAAAATGCCCCGCGTGTAAACTTGGAATCAATCACGCGCTTGGTCGACGGGTTCGTAAATGACAAGAATAGTGACTTGGAGATTTTGACCTCCTACAACAAAATAGTGAGGGATAAAAAGGGGTTCCATCTAAGAAACGCCCCACTCACTAAAAGATTCAGGGTAGTCTATGACAAGAGACGGCTATTGCCTGACGGTACCACATTGCCCTTTGGCTACTGA
- the LOC129857116 gene encoding uncharacterized protein LOC129857116 isoform X2 — translation MDISQDSQTFTQILRDITELEPVVGSPEQIVYIPTPTLNCTEIPPRTGAIGSLHGFCEGYAYETIVPYSQDVFTQKPQTETLNGLSTPLTQDRWTPPIKHQRTIRAQIHRSASPEQYYWEGIHETALQGQGSQATDQADAIIRVAQRHVPEFSELLQNSPLQKSRDSSPAYKDLQEATHLDPEEAPKTPVTRTAKPDDFKVLNDISEVDDLMFCEVANLIEAANSGAAKASCEIDQAVLFKAFTQGLKSRKALLQRRMGILFEHQYNQDVSFWRRELPRMLNNSRVKTSKYLR, via the exons ATGGATATTTCTCAAG ATTCTCAAACCTTCACTCAGATTCTCCGAGATATAACTGAACTCGAACCGGTCGTAGGGTCTCCGGAACAAATTGTTTACATCCCAACGCCGACCCTGAATTGTA CGGAAATACCTCCTAGAACGGGTGCCATAGGGAGTCTACACGGTTTCTGTGAAGGATATGCCTACGAGACAATTGTGCCCTACTCCCAGGATGTATTTACACAGAAGCCGCAAACAGAGACTTTAAACGGCCTGTCAACTCCCCTGACCCAGGACCGCTGGACGCCCCCTATTAAACACCAACGGACAATCAGGGCCCAGATCCACAGGTCCGCTTCACCCGAACAATACTACTGGGAGGGTATTCACGAGACAGCGTTACAAGGACAAG gctcacaagctacagaccaggcagatgCTATAATTAGGGTTGCCCAAAGACATGTTCCCGAGTTCTCAGAGCTTCTTCAGAACAGCCCTCTTCAAAAAAGCCGAG ACTCCTCGCCTGCTTATAAAGACCTCCAAGAAGCTACACATCTAGATCCCGAGGAGGCGCCAAAGACCCCAGTCACCAGAACAGCGAAGCCTGatgatttcaaagttttaaatGACATTTCTGAGGTAGACGATTTGATGTTCTGTGAAGTGGCCAACCTTATTGAAGCGGCCAATTCTGGTGCGGCAAAAGCCTCTTGTGAAATAGACCAAGCCGTGCTTTTCAAGGCTTTTACACAGGGTTTAAAATCACGAAAGGCTTTACTTCAACGTCGTATGGGTATTCTATTCGAACATCAATACAATCAGGATGTGTCATTCTGGCGTAGAGAGCTTCCCCGCATGTTAAACAACAGTAGGGTTAAAACAAGCAAATACCTCCGTTAA